From the Oleiphilus messinensis genome, one window contains:
- a CDS encoding Maf family protein, translating into MPLQFVLASSSVYRQKQLRTIGLPFSIDKPEIDETPFPEEPAKDLAVRLAEAKCTVVAARHPEGIIIASDQVAESPDGQILGKPGTLENATRQLRHFSGKTVNFHTALCVKDQSNNRSNCIIETFTVHFRQLSTNQIIQYLELEKPFDCAGSFKAEGLGVRLFSALQGRDHNTLIGLPIMALIDTLLNWGIDPLDYVTPNLKNL; encoded by the coding sequence ATGCCCCTCCAATTTGTACTCGCCTCTTCATCTGTATATCGACAAAAGCAATTACGCACCATCGGCCTACCGTTTTCAATAGACAAACCGGAAATAGATGAAACTCCATTCCCAGAAGAACCTGCAAAAGATCTCGCAGTAAGGCTCGCAGAAGCAAAATGCACAGTCGTCGCAGCGCGCCACCCAGAAGGCATTATTATTGCCTCAGATCAGGTAGCAGAGTCACCGGATGGCCAAATACTGGGAAAACCCGGAACACTGGAAAACGCTACCCGACAACTCAGGCACTTTAGCGGGAAAACCGTCAACTTCCACACAGCTTTATGCGTCAAGGACCAATCAAATAATCGCTCCAACTGCATTATTGAGACCTTTACCGTGCATTTCCGCCAACTCTCTACCAACCAGATTATCCAGTACCTTGAACTTGAAAAGCCATTTGACTGTGCCGGTTCGTTTAAAGCAGAAGGATTGGGGGTTCGGCTATTTTCTGCACTTCAAGGCAGAGATCATAACACCTTGATCGGGCTTCCAATAATGGCACTTATCGACACCCTGCTAAACTGGGGCATCGACCCGCTGGACTATGTGACCCCAAACCTCAAAAACCTCTAG